One window of Pogoniulus pusillus isolate bPogPus1 chromosome 9, bPogPus1.pri, whole genome shotgun sequence genomic DNA carries:
- the LOC135178261 gene encoding cytochrome P450 4V2, with protein MEVLQATARELQLLHLGAWAITLLLTVVSLWSLPSFRNYCRQWWVMKPVPGVSPCFPVLGNAPLFDRSGQGFFKQLQKHSEEFRSLPLLKLWVGPLPVVILYHPDSVEVILTSSKHIEKSYMYRFLHPWLGTGLLTSTGDKWRSRRKMITPTFHFEILADFLEVMNEQGSILLEKLEKHVDKEPFDVFIDITLCALDIICETAMGKNVSAQKNKDSEYVSAVYRMSDLIHARQKSPWLWPDFLYKLFREGKDHERSLKILHNFTDTVIAEKAAELERTKQMEHNTDSNSKGSSSKKRKAFLDMLLNATDDEGNKLSYRDIREEVDTFMFEGHDTTAAAINWALYLLGRNPEVQKKVHRELDEVFGNTECPVTMDDLKNLRYLDCVVKEVLRLYPSVPMFARTLREDCCIRGHEIPKGTNVVVLTYALHRDPEIFPDPEEFRPERFFPENSKGRHPYAYVPFSAGPRNCIGQRFAQMEEKTLLALILRRFWVESSQSPEDLGMAGELILRPNNGIWIKLKRRPDVETE; from the exons ATGGAGGTCCTCCAGGCAACAGCAAGGGAactccagctgctgcacttAGGGGCCTGGGCCATCACTCTGCTGTTGACAGTTgtgtccttgtggtccctgccCTCCTTTAGGAATTACTGCAGGCAATGGTGGGTGATGAAACCAGTCCCAGGTGTCAGTCCCTGCTTTCCTGTCCTGGGAAATGCTCCATTATTTGATCGCAGTGGACAAG GTTTTTTTAAACAACTACAAAAACACAGTGAAGAGTTCAGGAGTTTGCCATTGCTTAAACTTTGGGTAGGACCATTACCTGTTGTGATCTTGTATCACCCTGACAGTGTGGAG GTTATTCTGACCAGTTCAAAACATATAGAAAAATCATACATGTACAGATTCCTGCATCCGTGGCTGGGCacgggacttctgacaag CACTGGAGACAAGTGGCGGTCACGCAGGAAGATGATAACTCCCACATTCCACTTTGAAATCTTAGCTGACTTTCTCGAGGTTATGAATGAACAAGGAAGTATTTTGTTGGAGAAACTTGAGAAGCATGTTGACAAGGAACCATTTGATGTCTTTATAGACATCACTTTGTGTGCCCTTGATATCATCTGTG AAACGGCGATGGGCAAGAATGTGAGTGCTCAAAAGAATAAGGATTCTGAGTATGTTAGTGCTGTCTACAG GATGAGTGATCTAATCCATGCACGACAGAAGAGCCCTTGGCTTTGGCCCGATTTTCTCTATAAGCTgttcagggaaggaaaagaccATGAGAGGAGCCTGAAGATCCTTCACAATTTTACAGAtaca GTCATTGCGGAAAAAGCTGCAGAACTTGAAAGGACCAAGCAAATGGAACATAATACTGATAGCAACTCCAAAGGAAGTAGCAGcaaaaagagaaaagctttCCTGGACATGCTGCTGAACGCAACAGATGATGAAGGCAACAAATTGAGCTACAGGGACATTCGTGAGGAAGTGGATACTTTCATGTTTGAG GGCCATGACACGACAGCAGCTGCCATCAACTGGGCCCTGTATTTACTTGGACGCAATCCTGAAGTCCAGAAGAAAGTTCACAGAGAATTGGATGAGGTGTTTG gcAACACTGAATGCCCTGTTACAATGGATGATTTGAAGAATCTTCGATATCTTGACTGTGTTGTGAAAGAAGTCCTTCGACTCTACCCTTCAGTTCCAATGTTTGCCCGTACCTTGAGAGAGGATTGCTGTATTA gAGGGCATGAGATACCAAAAGGTACAAATGTTGTTGTTTTAACTTATGCGCTGCATAGAGACCCTGAGATCTTCCCTGACCCAGAAGAGTTCAGGCCTGAGCGATTCTTCCCTGAAAACTCGAAGGGACGGCACCCATATGCTTATGTGCCCTTCTCAGCTGGTCCCAGGAACTGCATTG GTCAACGCTTTGCACAAATGGAGGAGAAAACTCTTCTAGCTCTCATCCTGAGGCGCTTTTGGGTGGAGTCAAGTCAATCCCCAGAGGATCTTGGCATGGCTGGAGAACTGATTCTTCGTCCAAATAATGGCATCTGGATTAAGCTGAAGAGGCGGCCAGATGTTGAAACAGAATGA